From Aquabacter sp. L1I39, the proteins below share one genomic window:
- the lptB gene encoding LPS export ABC transporter ATP-binding protein: protein MSFLPIFGGKRQGKGETSPPPADAEAFDQDYDAQGATTADHEAEDTLGYGVPHEDVAAVSLAAFGLAKSYGGRKVVRDVSVNVRRGEAVGLLGPNGAGKTTVFYMITGLVKADAGRIELEGHDVTPMPMYQRARLGIGYLPQEASIFRGLTVEGNIMAVLEVSEPNRKRRKEEMEALLEEFKITHVRKSPSIALSGGERRRVEIARALASRPAFMLLDEPFAGIDPIAVGDIQSLVRHLTSRGIGVLITDHNVRETLGLIDRAYIIHSGTVLMEGDPDSIVNSPDVRRLYLGEEFRL from the coding sequence GTGAGTTTTCTTCCCATCTTCGGCGGCAAGCGACAGGGCAAGGGCGAGACGAGCCCGCCTCCCGCGGATGCCGAGGCGTTCGACCAGGATTACGACGCGCAGGGCGCCACCACGGCCGACCATGAGGCGGAGGACACGCTCGGCTATGGCGTGCCGCACGAGGACGTGGCCGCCGTTTCGCTCGCCGCCTTCGGGCTGGCGAAGAGCTATGGCGGGCGCAAGGTGGTGCGCGATGTCTCGGTGAATGTGCGCCGGGGCGAGGCCGTGGGCCTGCTCGGCCCCAACGGCGCCGGCAAGACCACTGTCTTCTACATGATCACCGGCCTGGTGAAGGCCGATGCGGGGCGCATCGAGCTGGAAGGCCACGATGTGACGCCCATGCCCATGTACCAGCGGGCGCGGCTCGGCATCGGCTATCTGCCGCAGGAGGCCTCCATCTTTCGGGGCCTCACCGTCGAGGGCAACATCATGGCGGTGCTCGAGGTGAGCGAGCCCAACCGCAAGCGCCGCAAGGAGGAAATGGAAGCCCTCCTGGAGGAGTTCAAGATCACCCATGTGCGCAAGTCGCCCTCCATCGCCCTGTCGGGCGGCGAGCGGCGGCGCGTGGAGATCGCCCGGGCGCTGGCGAGCCGGCCCGCCTTCATGCTGCTGGACGAGCCCTTCGCCGGCATCGATCCCATTGCGGTGGGCGACATCCAGTCTTTGGTGCGCCATCTCACGTCGCGCGGCATCGGCGTGCTCATCACCGACCACAATGTGCGCGAGACGCTGGGCCTCATCGACCGCGCCTACATCATTCATTCCGGCACCGTCCTCATGGAGGGCGACCCGGATTCCATCGTCAACAGCCCGGACGTGCGGCGGCTCTATCTCGGGGAAGAGTTCCGCCTATGA
- a CDS encoding LptA/OstA family protein: protein MKWALSVLVLSAALAAPATGAMAQPKGAGSVPNALQGFATNRDQPVRITSNTLEVKDKEKTALFSGNVIVTQGDTTMRSPELMVFYDGSAAPADGQPTQSGQIKRIEAKGGVLVQTKDQTATGETGTFEMKSNTVVLTGKPVVLTQGPNVVRGQKLTVDLVTGVSKIEGGRVESLIVPGSVKPPPNGSPGSQNSAPKR, encoded by the coding sequence ATGAAGTGGGCCCTTTCCGTTCTCGTGCTCAGCGCCGCGCTGGCCGCGCCGGCCACAGGCGCGATGGCCCAGCCGAAAGGCGCGGGAAGCGTGCCCAATGCGCTGCAGGGCTTCGCCACCAATCGCGACCAGCCGGTGCGCATCACCTCCAACACCCTTGAGGTGAAGGACAAGGAAAAGACCGCGCTGTTCTCGGGCAATGTCATCGTCACCCAGGGCGACACCACCATGCGCTCGCCCGAATTGATGGTGTTCTATGACGGCTCCGCCGCCCCCGCCGACGGCCAGCCCACCCAGAGCGGCCAGATCAAGCGCATCGAGGCCAAGGGCGGCGTCCTCGTCCAGACCAAGGACCAGACCGCCACCGGCGAGACCGGCACGTTCGAGATGAAGTCCAACACCGTGGTGCTCACCGGCAAGCCGGTGGTGCTCACCCAGGGCCCGAACGTGGTGCGCGGCCAGAAGCTGACGGTCGACCTCGTCACTGGCGTCTCGAAGATCGAGGGCGGCCGCGTGGAAAGCCTGATCGTGCCCGGCTCGGTGAAGCCGCCGCCCAATGGGTCACCCGGCAGCCAGAACTCCGCTCCCAAGCGGTAG
- a CDS encoding ribonuclease D: MTIRLHRGDLPADFVAAPVVAIDTETLGLNPLRDRLCLVQISNGDGTADLVQVPRGANAQTAPNLVRMLADPNVVKLFHFARFDVAVLKHTFGVVTAPLFCTKIASRLTRTYTDRHGLKDLVRELLGVDLSKQQQSSDWAAADLTDAQLAYAASDVLHLHACKVKLEAMLEREGRTQMAHECFRFLPTRAALDLAGWGEEDIFSHS; the protein is encoded by the coding sequence ATGACCATCCGTCTGCACCGCGGCGACCTGCCCGCGGACTTCGTCGCCGCGCCCGTCGTGGCCATCGACACCGAGACCCTCGGCCTCAACCCGCTGCGCGACCGGCTCTGCCTGGTGCAGATTTCCAATGGCGACGGCACGGCCGACCTTGTCCAGGTGCCCCGTGGCGCCAATGCCCAGACCGCGCCCAATCTGGTGCGTATGCTGGCCGATCCGAACGTGGTCAAGCTGTTCCACTTCGCCCGCTTCGACGTGGCGGTCTTGAAGCACACGTTCGGCGTGGTCACCGCGCCGCTCTTCTGCACCAAGATCGCCTCCCGCCTCACCCGCACCTATACCGACCGGCATGGCCTGAAGGATCTGGTGCGCGAATTGCTGGGCGTCGACCTGTCCAAGCAGCAGCAGAGCTCGGACTGGGCGGCGGCGGATCTCACCGACGCCCAGCTCGCTTATGCCGCCTCGGACGTGCTCCATTTGCATGCCTGCAAGGTGAAGCTGGAGGCCATGCTGGAGCGCGAAGGGCGCACGCAGATGGCGCACGAGTGCTTCCGTTTTCTCCCCACCCGGGCCGCGCTGGATCTGGCCGGTTGGGGGGAGGAGGACATCTTCTCGCATTCTTGA
- a CDS encoding CVNH domain-containing protein, whose translation MSVRTYLMASLAAAGLACLATPSFAQAVPPGSYLETCREVRVVAGWLRASCQDRSGRWVEATTAPGWCSPGNDIVNENGQLVCKSAGWGGAPSGWGGSPARPASPPPSYGSDRPPPGSYMATCRDVRVSAGWLKATCQDSKGRWVDATTAVSWCSPGRDIANMDGRLTCR comes from the coding sequence ATGTCTGTCCGGACTTACCTGATGGCCAGCCTTGCGGCGGCCGGCCTTGCCTGTCTCGCCACGCCGTCCTTCGCTCAGGCCGTGCCGCCCGGCAGCTATCTGGAAACCTGCCGCGAGGTGCGGGTGGTGGCGGGCTGGCTGCGCGCCTCCTGCCAGGATCGCTCGGGCCGCTGGGTGGAGGCGACCACGGCGCCGGGCTGGTGTTCCCCCGGCAATGACATCGTCAATGAGAACGGGCAGCTGGTGTGCAAGTCCGCCGGCTGGGGTGGGGCGCCCTCGGGCTGGGGCGGTTCGCCCGCCCGCCCAGCTTCCCCGCCGCCGTCCTATGGCAGCGACCGCCCGCCGCCCGGCTCCTACATGGCCACCTGCCGGGATGTGCGCGTTTCGGCGGGCTGGCTGAAAGCCACCTGCCAGGACAGCAAGGGCCGCTGGGTGGACGCCACCACGGCCGTGAGTTGGTGCAGCCCCGGCCGCGACATCGCCAATATGGACGGCCGTCTGACCTGTCGCTGA
- the ilvD gene encoding dihydroxy-acid dehydratase, with amino-acid sequence MPQYRSRTSTHGRNMAGARGLWRATGMKDGDFGKPIIAVVNSFTQFVPGHVHLKDLGQLVAREIEKAGGVAKEFNTIAVDDGIAMGHDGMLYSLPSREIIADSVEYMVNAHCADAMVCISNCDKITPGMLMAAMRLNIPAVFVSGGPMEAGKVLLSTGEKKVDLIDAMVAAADDRVSEEDVKVMERSACPTCGSCSGMFTANSMNCLTEALGLALPGNGSVLATHADRERLFVEAGHLIVDLARRYYEQDDASVLPRAVASFKAFENAMTLDISMGGSTNTVLHLLAAANEGEVPFTMADIDRLSRKVPVLCKVAPAVANIHMEDVHRAGGIMAILGELDRAGLIHTELPTVHAPTMADALDRWDVMRTKSDQVQTFYRAAPGGVPTQVAFSQSRRWDDLDLDREKGVIRDAAHAYSKDGGLAVLYGNIAEDGCIVKTAGVDASILTFTGKARVFESQDASVEAILSTGKIVPGDIVLIRYEGPRGGPGMQEMLYPTSYLKSKGLGKACALVTDGRFSGGSSGLSIGHVSPEAAEGGAIGLVEEGDVIEIDIPNRSINLKVSAEELANRRAAMEAKGDAAWKPESRKRVVSQALQAYAALTTSAARGAVRDVKALRR; translated from the coding sequence ATGCCCCAGTATCGCTCGCGCACCTCGACCCACGGCCGCAACATGGCGGGAGCCCGCGGACTCTGGCGGGCCACGGGCATGAAGGATGGGGATTTCGGCAAGCCGATCATCGCGGTGGTGAATTCCTTCACGCAATTCGTGCCCGGCCATGTGCACCTGAAGGATCTCGGCCAGCTGGTCGCCCGCGAGATCGAGAAGGCGGGCGGCGTCGCGAAGGAATTCAACACCATCGCGGTGGATGACGGCATCGCCATGGGCCATGACGGCATGCTCTATTCCCTGCCCTCGCGCGAGATCATCGCCGACAGCGTGGAATATATGGTCAACGCGCACTGCGCGGATGCCATGGTCTGCATCTCCAATTGCGACAAGATCACTCCCGGCATGCTGATGGCCGCCATGCGCCTCAACATTCCCGCCGTGTTCGTGTCGGGCGGCCCCATGGAGGCCGGCAAGGTGCTGCTGTCCACCGGCGAGAAGAAGGTGGATCTCATCGACGCCATGGTCGCCGCCGCCGACGACCGGGTGAGCGAGGAAGACGTGAAGGTGATGGAGCGCTCGGCCTGCCCGACCTGCGGCTCCTGCTCCGGCATGTTCACCGCCAATTCCATGAACTGCCTCACCGAGGCCCTGGGCCTTGCACTGCCCGGCAACGGCTCGGTGCTGGCCACCCATGCGGACCGCGAGCGGCTGTTCGTGGAAGCCGGTCACCTGATCGTGGACCTGGCCCGCCGCTATTACGAACAGGACGATGCCAGCGTGCTGCCGCGCGCGGTGGCGTCCTTCAAGGCGTTCGAGAACGCCATGACGCTCGACATCTCCATGGGCGGCTCCACCAACACGGTGCTGCACCTGCTGGCCGCAGCCAATGAGGGCGAGGTGCCCTTCACCATGGCGGACATCGACCGGCTGTCCCGCAAGGTGCCCGTGCTCTGCAAGGTGGCTCCCGCCGTCGCCAACATCCATATGGAAGACGTGCACCGGGCGGGCGGCATCATGGCGATCCTCGGCGAGCTGGACCGCGCCGGCCTGATCCACACCGAGCTGCCCACCGTCCATGCCCCCACCATGGCCGACGCGCTGGACCGCTGGGACGTGATGCGCACCAAGTCCGACCAGGTGCAGACCTTCTATCGCGCCGCGCCCGGCGGCGTGCCCACCCAGGTGGCCTTCAGCCAGTCGCGCCGCTGGGACGATCTCGACCTCGACCGCGAAAAGGGCGTCATCCGCGATGCCGCGCATGCCTATTCCAAGGATGGCGGCCTCGCCGTGCTGTATGGCAACATTGCCGAGGACGGCTGCATCGTGAAGACGGCGGGCGTGGACGCCTCCATCCTCACCTTCACCGGCAAGGCGCGGGTGTTCGAGAGCCAGGACGCGTCGGTGGAAGCCATCCTGTCCACCGGCAAGATCGTGCCCGGAGACATCGTGCTGATCCGCTATGAGGGTCCGCGCGGCGGCCCCGGCATGCAGGAAATGCTCTATCCGACCTCTTATCTGAAGTCGAAGGGCCTCGGAAAGGCCTGTGCCCTCGTCACCGACGGGCGCTTCTCCGGCGGCTCGTCGGGCCTGTCCATCGGCCACGTCTCGCCTGAGGCGGCCGAGGGCGGGGCCATTGGCCTGGTGGAGGAAGGGGACGTGATCGAGATCGACATCCCCAACCGCTCCATCAACCTGAAGGTCTCGGCCGAGGAACTGGCCAACCGTCGCGCCGCCATGGAAGCCAAGGGCGATGCGGCCTGGAAGCCGGAAAGCCGCAAGCGCGTGGTCTCCCAGGCGCTTCAGGCCTATGCGGCCCTCACCACCTCCGCCGCCCGCGGCGCGGTGCGCGACGTGAAGGCCTTGCGGCGCTGA
- a CDS encoding bifunctional folylpolyglutamate synthase/dihydrofolate synthase, translating into MALPRRIDAPDAILERLSALHPKRIDLSLDRVHRLLEALGNPQHRLPPVVHVAGTNGKGSTIAFMRAALEAAGQRVHVYTSPHLVRFNERIRLAGRLVEDAQLSDALDRVAAANDGSPITLFEITTVAALVLFSEVAADVLLLEVGLGGRLDATNVVDAPAVSVITPVSIDHVDFLGPTVEQIAGEKAGIIKPRVPVVLGAQTPGALKVIERVAARNRAPLFIRGEQWTVHEEGGRIVYADEDGLLDLPRPRLMGAHQIDNAGLAVAALRAVPALRLPAATIEQGLRNAEWPARMQRLPAGALTARAPAGVELWLDGGHNAAGGAAIASALVELEERYQRPLVLIVGMLGSKDVSGFLSSFTGLAREVIAVPVPGDHKGLAAEDVADAARALGLAASVARDVGAALDQLGEIPTLPPPRVLICGSLYLAGAVLEANGTRLD; encoded by the coding sequence ATGGCCCTGCCCCGGCGCATCGACGCGCCCGACGCCATATTGGAGCGCCTCTCCGCGCTCCACCCCAAGCGCATAGACCTCTCGCTGGACCGGGTGCATCGCCTGCTGGAGGCGCTGGGAAACCCGCAGCACCGCCTGCCGCCGGTGGTCCATGTGGCCGGCACCAACGGCAAGGGCTCCACCATCGCCTTCATGCGCGCCGCGCTGGAAGCGGCGGGGCAGCGTGTGCATGTCTATACCTCCCCCCATCTGGTGCGCTTCAACGAGCGCATCCGCTTGGCCGGACGCCTGGTGGAGGATGCCCAGCTCTCCGACGCGCTCGACCGCGTGGCGGCGGCCAATGACGGGTCTCCCATTACCCTGTTCGAGATCACCACGGTCGCGGCCCTGGTCCTGTTTTCGGAAGTCGCTGCCGACGTGCTGCTGCTGGAAGTGGGCCTCGGCGGCCGGCTGGACGCCACCAATGTGGTGGACGCCCCGGCGGTGAGCGTCATCACGCCCGTCTCCATCGACCATGTGGATTTTCTCGGCCCCACGGTGGAGCAGATCGCGGGCGAGAAGGCCGGCATCATCAAGCCCCGCGTGCCCGTAGTGCTGGGTGCCCAGACGCCCGGCGCGCTCAAGGTCATCGAGCGGGTGGCGGCGCGCAACCGCGCGCCGCTCTTCATTCGCGGCGAGCAATGGACCGTGCATGAGGAAGGGGGCCGGATCGTCTATGCGGACGAGGACGGCCTCCTGGACCTGCCCCGCCCGCGCCTGATGGGCGCCCACCAGATCGACAATGCGGGCCTCGCAGTGGCAGCGTTGCGGGCCGTGCCGGCGCTGCGCCTGCCCGCCGCCACCATCGAGCAGGGCCTGCGCAATGCCGAATGGCCGGCGCGCATGCAGCGCCTGCCCGCCGGGGCCCTTACCGCCCGCGCGCCCGCTGGCGTCGAGCTCTGGCTGGATGGCGGCCACAATGCCGCCGGCGGCGCAGCCATTGCCAGTGCCCTGGTGGAGCTGGAGGAGCGCTACCAGCGCCCCCTGGTGCTGATCGTCGGCATGCTCGGCAGCAAGGATGTCTCCGGCTTCCTGTCCTCGTTCACAGGCCTTGCCCGCGAAGTCATCGCGGTGCCGGTGCCGGGCGACCATAAGGGCCTGGCCGCCGAGGATGTGGCGGACGCCGCGCGGGCGCTGGGCCTTGCTGCCTCCGTGGCACGCGACGTGGGCGCGGCCCTCGACCAATTGGGCGAGATCCCCACTCTTCCCCCGCCCCGCGTCCTCATCTGCGGTTCGCTTTACCTGGCGGGCGCGGTGCTGGAGGCCAACGGCACGCGGCTCGACTGA
- the accD gene encoding acetyl-CoA carboxylase, carboxyltransferase subunit beta produces the protein MNWISNVVRPKIRDFLARREVPENLWVKCPETGQMVFHKDLEANLFVIPGSGYHMRMDATTRLKTTFDDAAYEEVALPEVPTDPLKFRDERRYADRLKDARTKTGMTDAVKVATGMLEGLPVTIAVQDFNFMGGSLGMAAGEAVVTGLETAARKGTPFIIFAASGGARMQEGILSLMQMPRTTVAIQELREAKKPYIVVLTNPTTGGVTASYAMLGDVQIAEPGALVGFAGPRVIEQTIREKLPDGFQRAEYLREHGMIDMVVHRHQMRETLGRLCRILVKAPAVPPKARLPRPADA, from the coding sequence TTGAACTGGATTTCCAACGTCGTTCGCCCGAAGATCCGTGACTTCCTCGCCCGCCGCGAGGTGCCGGAGAATTTGTGGGTGAAGTGCCCGGAGACCGGGCAGATGGTCTTCCACAAGGACCTGGAGGCGAACCTCTTCGTCATTCCCGGATCCGGCTACCACATGCGCATGGACGCGACCACGCGCCTGAAGACCACCTTCGACGATGCGGCCTATGAGGAAGTGGCGCTGCCCGAGGTGCCCACCGACCCGCTGAAATTCCGCGACGAGCGCCGCTATGCCGACCGCCTGAAGGACGCCCGCACCAAGACCGGCATGACCGATGCCGTGAAGGTCGCGACCGGCATGCTGGAGGGGCTCCCTGTCACCATCGCGGTGCAAGACTTCAACTTCATGGGCGGCTCGCTGGGCATGGCGGCTGGAGAAGCCGTGGTCACCGGCCTTGAGACGGCCGCCCGCAAGGGCACGCCCTTCATCATCTTCGCAGCCTCCGGCGGCGCGCGCATGCAGGAGGGCATCCTCTCGCTCATGCAGATGCCCCGGACCACGGTGGCCATCCAGGAACTGCGCGAGGCCAAGAAGCCCTATATCGTGGTGCTCACCAACCCCACCACGGGCGGCGTCACCGCTTCCTACGCCATGCTGGGCGACGTGCAGATCGCAGAGCCCGGCGCGCTCGTCGGCTTTGCCGGCCCCCGCGTGATCGAGCAGACCATCCGCGAGAAGCTGCCCGACGGCTTCCAGCGCGCCGAATATCTGCGCGAGCACGGCATGATCGACATGGTGGTCCATCGCCACCAGATGCGCGAGACGCTGGGCCGCCTCTGCCGCATCCTGGTCAAGGCCCCCGCCGTTCCGCCCAAGGCGCGCCTGCCGCGCCCGGCGGACGCATGA
- a CDS encoding glutamine synthetase beta-grasp domain-containing protein, translated as MTKYKLEYIWLDGYKPTPNLRGKTQIKEFDHFPSLEELPLWGFDGSSTEQAEGRSSDCVLKPVAVYPDPARKNGALVMCEVMMPDGVTPHPTNARATILDDEGAWFGFEQEYFFYKDGRPLGFPEHGYPAPQGPYYTGVGYKNVGDIAREIVEEHLELCLEAGINHEGINAEVAKGQWEFQIFGKGSKKAADEVWMARYLLLRLTEKYGVDIEFHCKPLGDTDWNGSGMHCNFSTKFMREVGGKEYFEALMAAFEKNLHDHINVYGPDNHMRLTGKHETAPWNKFSYGVADRGASIRVPHSFVRNDYKGYLEDRRPNSQGCPYQIASQVLKTIAEVPTAKSEAA; from the coding sequence ATGACGAAGTACAAACTCGAGTATATCTGGCTCGACGGCTACAAGCCGACCCCGAACCTGCGCGGCAAGACGCAGATCAAGGAATTCGACCACTTCCCCTCGCTCGAAGAGCTCCCCCTCTGGGGCTTCGACGGCTCGTCCACCGAGCAGGCGGAAGGCCGCAGCTCGGACTGCGTGCTGAAGCCGGTCGCCGTCTATCCCGACCCCGCCCGCAAGAACGGCGCGCTGGTCATGTGCGAAGTGATGATGCCCGATGGCGTCACCCCGCACCCGACCAATGCCCGCGCCACCATCCTGGATGACGAAGGCGCCTGGTTCGGCTTCGAACAGGAATACTTCTTCTATAAGGACGGCCGTCCGCTCGGCTTCCCCGAGCACGGCTATCCGGCCCCCCAGGGCCCCTATTACACCGGCGTCGGCTACAAGAATGTGGGCGACATCGCCCGCGAGATCGTGGAAGAGCACCTCGAGCTCTGCCTCGAGGCCGGCATCAACCACGAAGGCATCAATGCCGAAGTGGCCAAGGGCCAGTGGGAATTCCAGATTTTCGGCAAGGGCTCCAAGAAGGCCGCTGACGAAGTGTGGATGGCCCGCTACCTGCTGCTCCGCCTGACCGAGAAGTATGGCGTGGACATCGAGTTCCACTGCAAGCCGCTCGGCGACACCGACTGGAACGGCTCGGGCATGCACTGCAACTTCTCCACGAAGTTCATGCGCGAAGTGGGCGGCAAGGAGTATTTCGAGGCGCTCATGGCGGCCTTCGAGAAGAACCTGCACGACCATATCAACGTCTATGGCCCCGACAACCACATGCGCCTGACCGGCAAGCATGAGACGGCGCCGTGGAACAAGTTCAGCTATGGCGTGGCGGATCGTGGCGCGTCCATCCGGGTGCCCCACTCCTTCGTCCGCAACGATTACAAGGGCTATCTTGAGGATCGCCGCCCCAACTCCCAGGGCTGCCCCTACCAGATCGCCTCCCAGGTGCTGAAGACCATCGCCGAGGTCCCCACCGCCAAGTCCGAAGCCGCCTGA
- a CDS encoding DUF2735 domain-containing protein: protein MTMNHGSGSAKIYTFPTGGRAGQRSRQPEDKLMAELTALGLTKSVLGSSWYHEAAIKEDQPHKQ, encoded by the coding sequence ATGACTATGAACCATGGAAGTGGCTCTGCCAAAATCTACACCTTCCCTACGGGAGGTCGCGCCGGCCAGCGCAGCCGGCAGCCGGAAGACAAGTTGATGGCGGAACTGACCGCCCTGGGTCTCACCAAGTCCGTCCTTGGCAGCAGCTGGTATCATGAGGCTGCCATCAAGGAAGATCAGCCGCACAAGCAGTGA
- a CDS encoding DUF2087 domain-containing protein translates to MSRTPLPFATGDISAFAKALRGQLAGAEAVPSHLELLNMLARAAGLRNFQHLRAQGAAAAALAQAVAAPPVPEPPADLQKVRRATRHFDAQGRLVRWPGRAGERTLCLWVLWSRLAPGDLGPEARVNDALAHWHTFGDHALLRRELFDAGLVDRTPDGRAYRRIARRPPPEARALIRHVRQLHARGLGAGEAAPAA, encoded by the coding sequence ATGTCGAGAACCCCTCTGCCCTTCGCCACCGGCGACATCTCCGCCTTCGCCAAGGCCTTGCGCGGTCAATTGGCCGGCGCCGAGGCCGTGCCCAGCCATCTGGAACTGCTCAACATGCTGGCGCGCGCCGCCGGCCTGCGGAACTTCCAGCATCTGCGCGCGCAAGGCGCTGCTGCCGCCGCGCTTGCCCAGGCCGTCGCGGCACCGCCAGTCCCCGAGCCTCCTGCCGATCTTCAAAAGGTGCGCCGGGCCACCCGTCATTTCGATGCGCAAGGCCGCCTCGTCCGCTGGCCCGGCCGCGCGGGGGAGCGGACCTTGTGCCTGTGGGTGCTGTGGTCGCGTCTCGCCCCGGGAGACCTCGGGCCGGAGGCGCGGGTGAATGACGCTCTCGCGCACTGGCACACCTTCGGTGACCACGCATTGCTGCGGCGGGAATTGTTCGATGCGGGGCTGGTGGACCGCACCCCGGACGGGCGCGCCTATCGGCGCATCGCGCGCCGGCCGCCGCCCGAAGCACGCGCGCTCATCCGCCATGTGCGGCAGTTGCACGCAAGAGGCCTGGGGGCAGGCGAGGCCGCGCCGGCCGCGTGA
- a CDS encoding M48 family metalloprotease, whose product MSLLLSGCAGVDAERLGTPVGPATASASDDASMTPAQRREHERLVASYGGAYEDPELKALIQQVVERLVAASERPDLKYRVTVLNSPAINAFAMPDGSLYVTRGLLALANDTSELSSVLSHEMAHVIARHASIREDQVKQAVLVSRVISDVVNDPDMGALAMQKSRMSLASFSRGQELEADAIGVGISARAGFDPYGASRFLTDMGRQAEIKSVGIGGAAAQTTPDMDFLSSHPATPERISIAIANAREYASSPVAATNAGERDRNAYLSAINGMVYGDDPKEGFVRGRKFFHPKLGFTFVAPEGFTLENTSQAVLGATPSGTEALRLDAVRVTGDQSLGQYLSSGWIDGVEINSVETLTVNGFTAATAVARGEQWSFRMFAIRFGSDVYRLIFAARNLTPDLDRQFRAAAETFRRVSSDEAETVKPLRLRIVTVGLGDTPEKLAAKMQVPDRPMERFLILNGFDKDTKLRYGEKVKIIAE is encoded by the coding sequence TTGTCCCTGCTGCTGTCGGGCTGCGCCGGGGTCGATGCGGAGCGCCTGGGCACGCCGGTGGGTCCCGCGACTGCGTCCGCCTCCGACGATGCCTCCATGACCCCCGCCCAGCGCCGGGAGCATGAGCGGCTGGTGGCCAGCTATGGCGGCGCCTATGAGGACCCCGAGCTCAAGGCGCTGATCCAGCAGGTGGTGGAGCGCCTGGTGGCCGCCTCCGAGCGGCCCGACCTGAAATATCGCGTGACGGTGCTGAACTCGCCCGCCATCAATGCCTTCGCCATGCCCGACGGCTCGCTCTATGTGACGCGCGGCCTGCTCGCTTTGGCCAATGATACGTCCGAGCTCTCGTCCGTCCTGTCCCATGAAATGGCGCACGTCATCGCCCGCCACGCCTCCATCCGCGAGGACCAGGTGAAGCAGGCGGTGCTGGTGAGCCGCGTCATCTCCGACGTGGTGAACGACCCCGACATGGGCGCGCTGGCCATGCAGAAGTCGCGCATGTCGCTGGCGAGCTTCTCCCGCGGCCAGGAATTGGAGGCGGACGCCATCGGTGTGGGCATTTCCGCCCGCGCGGGCTTCGACCCCTATGGCGCCTCCCGTTTCCTCACCGACATGGGCCGGCAGGCGGAGATCAAGAGCGTGGGCATCGGCGGCGCCGCCGCGCAGACGACACCGGACATGGACTTCCTGTCCTCCCATCCGGCCACCCCCGAGCGCATCTCCATCGCCATCGCCAATGCGCGCGAATATGCCTCCTCGCCCGTGGCGGCCACCAATGCCGGCGAGCGGGACCGCAACGCCTATCTCTCCGCCATCAACGGCATGGTGTATGGCGACGACCCCAAGGAAGGCTTCGTCCGGGGGCGCAAATTCTTCCACCCCAAGCTCGGCTTCACTTTCGTGGCGCCGGAAGGCTTCACTCTGGAAAACACCTCCCAGGCGGTGCTGGGCGCCACCCCCTCGGGCACCGAGGCCCTGCGGCTGGATGCGGTGCGGGTGACGGGGGACCAGTCGCTCGGCCAATATCTGTCGTCGGGCTGGATCGACGGCGTGGAGATCAATTCGGTGGAGACCCTCACCGTGAACGGCTTCACCGCCGCCACCGCCGTGGCGCGGGGCGAGCAATGGTCGTTCCGCATGTTCGCCATCCGCTTCGGCTCGGACGTCTACCGGCTGATCTTCGCCGCTCGGAACCTGACCCCCGACCTCGACCGCCAGTTCCGCGCCGCCGCCGAGACCTTCCGGCGCGTGTCCAGCGACGAGGCGGAGACGGTCAAGCCGCTGCGCCTGCGCATCGTCACGGTGGGGCTTGGCGACACGCCGGAGAAGCTGGCGGCCAAGATGCAGGTGCCGGACCGGCCGATGGAGCGCTTCCTCATCCTCAACGGCTTCGACAAGGACACCAAGCTGCGCTACGGCGAGAAGGTGAAGATCATCGCCGAATGA